In the Pseudothauera hydrothermalis genome, one interval contains:
- a CDS encoding Nudix family hydrolase: MAKIVEVAAGVMVRPDGSFLLGQRAPGTFFPGYWEFPGGKVEPGETPAGALIRELREELGIRVHALTPWLVREHHYEHAHVRLHFFEVQAWSGEVNDHVHSALAWQWADRLDVAPMLPANGPILKALRLPRMMGITHAGEIGIAAQLAALDAALGAGLRLVQVREPLLDEPSRSAFAAEVVRRAHAAGALVVINGDAALARACGADGVHLRAAQLAALAARPDFLWVGASCHSRAELERAAALELDYAVLGAVRETPTHPGQAALGWDGFGRLAAALSIPVLALGGVSRADMPAARASGAHGLAAIRGAWAA, from the coding sequence ATGGCAAAAATCGTCGAGGTGGCCGCGGGGGTGATGGTTCGTCCGGATGGCAGCTTCCTGCTTGGCCAGCGCGCGCCCGGCACCTTCTTCCCCGGCTACTGGGAATTTCCCGGTGGCAAGGTGGAGCCGGGCGAGACACCGGCAGGCGCGTTGATACGCGAACTGCGCGAGGAACTCGGTATCCGGGTGCATGCGCTCACTCCTTGGCTGGTACGCGAGCACCATTACGAGCATGCTCATGTGCGCCTGCATTTTTTCGAGGTGCAGGCGTGGTCTGGCGAGGTGAATGATCATGTGCACAGTGCGCTCGCCTGGCAGTGGGCCGACCGCTTGGACGTGGCGCCGATGCTGCCGGCCAACGGCCCTATCCTCAAAGCGCTGCGCCTGCCGCGCATGATGGGTATCACCCATGCCGGCGAAATCGGCATCGCCGCGCAGCTTGCCGCGCTGGATGCAGCCTTGGGTGCCGGCTTACGCCTGGTGCAGGTGCGCGAACCGCTGCTCGATGAGCCGTCGCGCAGCGCCTTTGCCGCTGAGGTGGTACGTCGTGCGCACGCCGCCGGAGCCTTGGTGGTGATCAATGGCGATGCGGCCCTGGCGCGCGCCTGTGGCGCGGATGGCGTGCATCTGCGGGCGGCGCAGTTGGCCGCGCTGGCGGCGCGGCCGGATTTTCTCTGGGTGGGGGCGTCCTGTCACAGCCGCGCGGAACTCGAGCGCGCGGCAGCGCTGGAACTGGATTATGCGGTGCTGGGCGCGGTGCGCGAAACGCCGACCCATCCCGGACAGGCCGCGCTGGGCTGGGATGGCTTTGGACGCTTGGCGGCGGCACTGTCGATACCGGTGCTGGCACTCGGCGGAGTCAGTCGCGCCGATATGCCTGCGGCGCGCGCTTCTGGCGCGCATGGCCTTGCAGCGATCCGCGGTGCATGGGCGGCTTGA
- a CDS encoding DNA gyrase inhibitor YacG — translation MSQKPPRIVKCPTCAKPVPWTPDSRYRPFCSERCRQIDLGAWAAERYRVAADAPPDADHDSRHN, via the coding sequence GTGAGTCAAAAACCGCCGCGCATCGTCAAATGTCCAACCTGCGCCAAGCCGGTACCATGGACGCCGGACAGCCGCTATCGCCCGTTCTGCTCCGAGCGCTGCCGGCAAATCGACCTGGGCGCCTGGGCGGCGGAACGCTACCGCGTGGCGGCCGACGCGCCGCCCGATGCCGACCACGATTCACGGCACAACTAA
- the zapD gene encoding cell division protein ZapD, translating into MISYEYPLNERIRTLLRLEDLYQKIGHFLSGDVPQDHHVTLLTLFEVLEVASRADLKVDLVQELERQRQILMSFRNNPDISEEALSGALYEIEQASSSLLAMAGKIGQYLRENEWLMSIRSRAAIPGGVCQFDLPSYHYWLNRDPEQRRRDLEGWLSPMTPIRDGLNIVLRLLRASGRAESQVARCGTYQLTMSGRSAQMLRLTLHHGEAVVPEISANKYALNIRFVMPETLSRPRLAERDVPFELTFCSL; encoded by the coding sequence GTGATTAGTTACGAATACCCTCTGAACGAGCGTATCCGCACGCTTCTGCGACTTGAAGATCTTTATCAGAAAATCGGACATTTCCTGAGCGGGGATGTACCGCAGGATCATCACGTCACCCTGCTCACCCTGTTCGAAGTGCTCGAAGTGGCCAGCCGCGCCGATCTCAAAGTGGATTTGGTGCAGGAGCTCGAACGTCAGCGCCAGATTCTGATGAGCTTCCGCAACAATCCCGACATTTCCGAAGAGGCGCTGTCCGGCGCACTCTACGAGATCGAACAAGCTTCGTCCTCGCTATTGGCCATGGCCGGCAAGATCGGCCAGTATCTGCGCGAAAACGAATGGCTGATGAGCATCCGCAGCCGTGCCGCCATTCCGGGCGGGGTCTGCCAGTTCGACTTGCCGTCCTACCACTACTGGTTGAATCGCGACCCGGAACAGCGCCGGCGCGATCTGGAAGGGTGGCTGTCGCCGATGACGCCGATCCGCGACGGGCTGAACATCGTGCTGCGCCTGTTGCGCGCCAGCGGTCGCGCCGAAAGCCAGGTCGCACGCTGCGGCACCTACCAGCTCACCATGAGCGGACGCAGCGCGCAGATGTTGCGTCTGACGCTTCACCACGGCGAAGCGGTCGTGCCTGAGATCAGCGCCAACAAATATGCTTTGAATATCCGCTTTGTCATGCCCGAAACCCTTTCCCGTCCGCGCCTGGCCGAGCGCGACGTACCATTCGAGCTGACCTTCTGCAGCTTGTAG